The DNA sequence GGTATAGCCGAACTGTTTGGAAATGCCATCAATAATTGTAAAGGAATTGAGATAGGTTTCGCAGCAGATCACGGTGAGCATAAACACCGCCAGCACTCTGGCATTGTAACCGGAGCGCCCTGCCATAAACAGAAGAATGGTATAAATCAGCGCAAAAAGCCCCGTAACAACAAGCTGCTGCCAAGTGACCTCTTCGAACTGCTCCAAAGCCACCAGCCCCAAAATCAACAGCAAAATACCACAGGCCACCCCCAGCACTTTAGCGCTGATTTGCTCAATATGGCTGACACAGCGAAGCCCCATATGCAGCAGTAAAAATCCGAAAACGAAGGAATAACGTGCGGGATACCAAGTGGGATATTCAAAGGCGTGCCATGCCAAATCCAAAGCACTGTAGGAAAAGCTCACCAGCATAAAAAGGGTGAACAGGCCAAAAATCACCTTTTCCCGCCCGGATATGGCCTTGCTGAGGAAGAAGACAATCACCAGCAGCAGTGCCAGCGTTGTGCAGAAAATATTGGGTGAGCCTGAATTGGTCAGCGAATCATAGGCACCCACTGTCATTTTGGCCATCAGTTCAGTGAAGGTATAAGTCAGCTTGTGGGTAATGGTAAGCTCCCACATGCCCTCCTGCCCGTCCCGCAGGTTCATAAAGGCAGGCAGCAAAAGAGCGGCACAGCAGCAGGCCGCTAAAAAAGCCGAACCAACAAAGCGCCCCAGCTTAGCCAGATACTCCCGAAAGCTGTGGCTGTAGCGGCTATCCGCAAAATAAACGGCAGTGAAGTAGAGGAAAATAAAAACCCCAGCCATAAAAGAAATATAGTAGGTGGTGATAAAGATATAGATCAGGCTGAGAAAGAAAAGCCTGCACTTATTTTCCCGCAGAAGCTTTTCCGCTCCCATGGCCACCAGCGGCAAAAAGGCTACTACATCCAGCCACATCAGATTGGAGGTATAGGCCAGATTGTAAGAAAGAAGGCTGTAAGCCACCGAAAAAGCGACGTTCATATGCCCCTTCAATTCAAAGGTATAACGGGTATAACTCGAAAAAAGCAGCCCGGCCAAGCCCAGTTTGAGCAAGGTCATAAGCAATACGGCCTCAGTGATTTTCTCCAACGGAAACAATACAACCAGCAGCAAAAAAGGGCTTGCCGTATAAAAGGCCACCAGCCCCAGCATATCCAGCCCCATGCCCATATTCCAGGAGCGAAGAAGACTCCCCTCTCCCCGGAAAAAACGGTGAATCTGCGCATAATAGTCAATGTATTCGCTATCCATATCCAGAGTCAGCAAAGTGCTGTCTCCAAAAGGGTAGGCGCCTAAAATCATAAATACAGCCAGAGCAATGGCCACCGGCAGAATAAAAGCCAGAAAAAGCTCCCATC is a window from the Oscillospiraceae bacterium MB08-C2-2 genome containing:
- a CDS encoding YfhO family protein — its product is MHLKNRIGRWELFLAFILPVAIALAVFMILGAYPFGDSTLLTLDMDSEYIDYYAQIHRFFRGEGSLLRSWNMGMGLDMLGLVAFYTASPFLLLVVLFPLEKITEAVLLMTLLKLGLAGLLFSSYTRYTFELKGHMNVAFSVAYSLLSYNLAYTSNLMWLDVVAFLPLVAMGAEKLLRENKCRLFFLSLIYIFITTYYISFMAGVFIFLYFTAVYFADSRYSHSFREYLAKLGRFVGSAFLAACCCAALLLPAFMNLRDGQEGMWELTITHKLTYTFTELMAKMTVGAYDSLTNSGSPNIFCTTLALLLVIVFFLSKAISGREKVIFGLFTLFMLVSFSYSALDLAWHAFEYPTWYPARYSFVFGFLLLHMGLRCVSHIEQISAKVLGVACGILLLILGLVALEQFEEVTWQQLVVTGLFALIYTILLFMAGRSGYNARVLAVFMLTVICCETYLNSFTIIDGISKQFGYTEYQSYTEYRQQYEPVVKKLQQQDQGLYRMELTKLRSANGGMGLGYRGISHYSTTTDQRLNRLLHLLGYDIGTINEVRFNTATPVTNSLLGIKYILSETPLENHYTLLDYDGQTYVYENPAVFPMAFFANEDVVGISLEGYDAFVAQNYLLSSLLGEEYDDIFTPLEVSDIKAANLQKIEAEDFTQMEKLSLLDGAKLRFIVENPQRKPAYGLIKVYKNKYFKAADTFINNREAGPYFSYRHDGVLTLGSEENINLTFNVNSDRLRYQSADFYCMDTELLAQAAKQANESAMELSYFDDRTLRGTLSAPDDGIITTTIPFDNGWRVKVDGKEIPTEAVAEVFLGVPVTQGEHTVEMVYTPAGWNTGLFLSFLGISTAVCIWVFSRRQKQK